The sequence GGACCGAAGTCATCGCCCTGACCTCCACGCTGGAAGAAAGCAAGGTGAACGGCGCCGTGGCGGCCGGGGCCACCTCCTACCTGCTCAAGGACGCCAGCAGCGACCTGCTGAACGAGGCCATCCACGCGGCGGCACGCGGCGAGGTGCGGCTGCACCCGCAAGCGGCGCGGCGGCTGGTGCGCGACTTCCGCGCCCCCGACATGCGCGAACACCTGACCTGCAAGGAGGTCGAGGTACTGCAGTTGATTGCCCGTGGGCTGAACAACAAGGGCATTGCCGCGCAGCTGGACATCAGTGAAACCACAGTCAAGAGCCATGTGAGCCGGCTGCTGGGCAAGCTGGAGCTGGAAAGCCGCACCCAGGCCGCGCTGTACGCGCTCAAGACCGGCCTGGCCAGCCTGGAGGAAGCCGGGGAGTCAGGGCCGTGCAATTAGGAGGCAGTCCGTCAGGCAGGATTCATTCGCCTCAGAAACGAACATGCTACTTTGCAGCCATGAATAAAGCCGCCAAGGTCCTGCTTCCCCTTTCCGCTGTTGCCGCTGTCGCTGTTGCTACCGTTGCTCCCAGCGCCCAGACTCCGGCACAGAAGGTCGGCTTTGTTGATGTGGACCGCGTGTTCGCTGCTCACCCTCAGGCCAATGCCGTAAACACCCAGGTCAAGGCCATTGAGCAAAAGGCCAACACCGAACTGGGCGGCCTGCGCCAGCAGATGATTACCATTGCCGAGAAGGGCGACAAAGCCACTGCGGCCGAGCGCCAGCAGCTGACCCAGCTGGAAACCACCTTCAACTCCAAGTTCCAGGCCTACGGCAAGCAGATTGCCCAGCAGTCGGCCCCCATCGAAACCTCGGTGGACGCCGCCATCTCCAAGGTCGCCAAGGCCAACGGCTACAGCATCGTGATGGACCGCAAGGTGGCCGCACAGGGCCTGGTGGTCTTTGCCGAGAACAACAACGACCTGACCGACGCGGTCATCAAGGAAGTCAAGTAAGCTTCGGCGTACTCGTACTCTGGTCACCCCCGCCCGGCGCGGGGGTTTTTTTTGGCTCCTGTCGGCCAGCAGACGGCAAGCAGCGCGCTGCTCCTGTGGCCCATGCTTTAGTGAGGTATGAGCGAAGAATCCTCTGCTTCTGCCTCCGCCCGCGCCGCCATTTTCGGAACCCAGGAGGACCGCATCCTGCAGCGGCTGGAAGCCCTGGACCCCGACCTGATGGCCTATATCCGCGACTTCGCCTATGACACGGTGTACGAGCGCCCCGGCCTGGACCTGAAGACCAAGGAACTGCTGGCCTGTGCCCTGCTCGCCAGCCTGGGCAGCCCCGACGAACTGAAGACCCACCTGCGCGGCGCGCTGCGGGCCGGAGCCACCGAGCAGGAGGTGCGCGAAACATTGCTGTTCTGCGTGCCCTACCTGGGATTTCCACGGGTGGTGGCCGCGTTCGGGCAGCTGGCAGACCTGCAAGCGAAGCAGGCTGGGCGGGCCGGACAGACCGGGACGCCGCAGGACCACGGCTGAAAGCAGGCCACTGTTCGGGTGGGCCAGGTCTACGTTACGGTTACACCTTGACGTTCACGATAGTCACGCCGTGCCCGCCCTGGTTGGCTTCAGCGTCATGGTAGCTTTCCACCCGCTTGTCGGTCTTGAGGTAATCACGCAGCAGGCGGCGCAACACCCCTTGTCCCTTGCCGTGCACCACCCGCAGCGGGGTCTCCTTGAGGGCGTGCGCCTCGGTAATCGCCTGGCGCAGTTCTTCTTCGGCCTCGGCCACCCCCAGGCCCCGCAGCTGGATTTCCCGGTCGAACGCCCGCTTACGGACCGTGCCGGTAAAGCGGGGACCGCCGCCCCTTTGCTTTTCGGGCTGCTTGAGGCGCACGTCGCGGCGGCGCACCGACACCTTCATCAGGCCCAGCTGCACCACCAACTGGTCACCGCGCATTTCCAGCACCTGCCCCGAGGCGCCGTAGGCGGGCACGGTCACGTCGCTGCCCACCTGGATGGGGTCGCCGCGCACCTCTTCCTGCACGCGGGGCTTGGGGCGGGCCTTTTGGGCGGCGTGGCGCAGGCCCTGCAGTTCCTGCATAACGCGGGGGCGGGCTTCGGCGTCCTGAGCGCGGCGGCGCATCCGGCGCACATTCTCGGCGGCGTCTGCGTACAGGGCGTCGGCTTTCTGGACGGCCTCGGCCAGCAGTTCGTCACGGCGCTGCTCCAGTTCGTCGCGGTCGCGGCGGGCTTTGGCCAGGGCGGCTTCCGTTTCGCGGCGGGCGGCGTCTGCGGCTTCCAGCTGAGCGGCCAGTTCACGGCGCTCCTGCTCGATACCGGCCAGCATCCGCTCCATCAGGTTGGCTTCCGGCCCCAGCACCTCCTCGGCGCGGCGGAGCACCCCCGCCGGCAAGCCCATGCGTCCGGCAATCGCCAGCGCGTAGGAGCGGCCCGGCTGCCCGACCTGCAAGCGGTAGGTCGGCGACAATGTGGACACCTCAAAGCCCATGCTGGCGTTTTTCAGGCCCGGCGTTTCCAGGGCGAACAGCTTGAGTGGAGCAAGGTGCGAGGTGATGATGCCGCGTGCGTCACGCTCCAGCAGCCCTTCGATGATGGCCTGCGAGAGTGCGGCGCCCTCTTCCGGGTCGGTGCCGCTGCCCAGCTCGTCTACCAAAATCAGGGTGCCGGGGCCGGCTTCGTCCAGCACGTCCCGCAGGTGCTTGAGGTGGCTGGCGAAGGTACTCAGGCTGGCCTCGATGCTCTGCTCATCCCCGATGTCCACCAGCACGTCCCGCACCACCGGCAGCTCGGCGTGGTCGGCGGCCACGTACATGCCGCACTGGTTCATCAGCACGGCCAGGCCCAAGGTCTTGAGGGTCACGGTCTTGCCGCCCATGTTGGGGCCGGTAATCAGCAGCAGCCGGGTCTCGCCCAGGGCGAGGTCGTTGGCGACGGCCCCCTCAATCAGCGGGTGCCGGGCGGCCCGCAGGTCGTACACGCCGGCCGGCGACGGCTGGGCGCGGTTCAGGCGCCAGTCGCGGGCCAGCGCGGCCTTGGCGGCAATCAGGTCCAGCTGAGCGATGGTGTCCAGCGTCATGGGCACAGCGGCGTCACGGGCCAGCAGCCCCGACAGCTCGGTCAGGATGCGCCGCACCTCGGCTTCCTCGTCCAGGCGCAGGCGGGTGAGTTCGTTGTTGAGCTGCGTGACGGCCGCCGGCTCCACAAAGTAGGTCTGCCCAGTGGCCGAGGCGTCCACGATGATGCCGTCCACCTGCCCCACCCGGCTGGCCTGCACCGGTAGCACGTAACGGTCGCGGCGCAGCGTGACGATGTTTTCCTGCAGCACGTCGGCCCAGCGTTCCAAGCTGGCCTGCAAGCGGTCACGGATGCGGCCCCGCAACGGCTCGATGCGGTGGCGCAGGTCACGCAGGCGGGGGCTGGCGTCGTCGCGCAGTTCGCCCTCGCGGGTCAGCGCGGACAGGTAGCGGCTGACCAGCTCGGAGTGGTCGCCCAGGCCCAGTGCGACCTCGCGCAGGGCGCCGCGTGAGTTGGCATGGATGGCGCGGCGCACGGTCATCGCGCCGTCCAACGAGTAGGCCACCTGGAGCAGTTCGCTGCCGGACAGCACCCGGCCCTCGGCAGCGCGGGCCTGCACTTCCCGGATATCGAAGATGCCGCCCAGCGACAGGCTGACCCCGAACAGGGCGTCTTCGACCTCATCCAGTTCGCGGGCGATACGCTCCGGGTCGTCGCTGGGGCGCAGGGCCAGGCAGCGCTCCACACCCAGCCCCGTCGCAGCACGCTGCGCGAGCGCCGAACGGACACGGGGGAAATCCAGGGCTTCCAGGGCAGCGTCAGCAAACATCGCCCGGTATCTTAGCAGCGCCTCTGCTCAGGCGGCTGTGCCAAATAGCCTATTCGCGCCCTGTCGCCCTATTCCCCTTCGGGGTCGTAGCCTTCAAGCACCTCGGGGCGCAGCAGGTGCAGCCGGCCTTCACTCACCCGGATAATGCCCTGCTTCTGGAACCGCTTGAGCACCCGCGACACCGTCTCGCGGCTGGCCGAAAGCCGCACCATCAGGTCGCTATGGGTGAGCGGCAGCGCCGCCGCCTCGGGCACACCTGCCTGCACGCGCTGGCGGTAGAGGTTGCGCATCACATGGGCCAGCGCGGCGTCGGTGGAATGGCCGCAGGCAATCAGTTCATCGTTCAGGTCGCGCACTCTCGCCGCGAGGATATGGGCCAGGTTCCACAGGAGCCTGGGGTCGCGCCGGGCAATCATTTCCAGGTGCGGCCGGTGCAGGGCCAGCGTGCTGCTGGGCAGGGTCGCGGTCACGGTGGCGCTCCGTTCACCGCCCAGCAGCAGGGCACTTTCACCCACCAGATTGGGAGCGTACAGCTCGCTAACCGTGCGCTCCAGCTGTCCGGTGCCCAGCCGGCTGACCCTCACCGCGCCGGAGGTGAGCAGATGCAGCAGTTCGCCGCCCCGGTCCTGAGACAGCAGCACTTCACCTTCTTCAAAGTGATACGGCACGGCCACGCGGCCCGCTTCCCGGATGGTTTCTTCCGTCACACCGCCGAAAAGAGGATTCTCACGCAACTGGTCCTGTGGATTCATGGACTCAATCTAACGTTACAGACTCAACTTTTTCGAGGACGGCTCAGGGACTGCTCTGCGGCGCAGTCTGGGGAAGCTGCTGCAACTGCTCGCGGGCCTGGTCCAGCGCACGTTGCAGCTCGTCGGCGGCCTGGTCACTGCCCCTCTCCAGGGTGTCACGCAGGCCCTGCTCGGCGGCACGCTGAGTCTCCTCCCAGGCGCGGGCGGCCTCATCCTGCACGCCCCTGAGGTCCGGCAGCGGTACCTGCTCCTGAGGCAACTGCTCCTGGGGCAACTGCTGTGCTGGCTCCTGGGGCAGGGGCGGTATCTGGGAAGGGTCGGGGGACGCCTCAGGCGTAGGCGCAGCGGAGTCCTGGGGCACGGTTGGCTGCGGCTCACTTGGCTGCGCCACAGGTGGCTGTGTCATGGGCGTCTGGGGCGCAGCCACCGGCACCTCCGGCGGGTCAGCAGGGGCGGACGTGGGCGCGGGCGGGCGGGACGGCTGAGAAGAGCGGGGCGGCGGTGCAGGAACAGTCGCCGCCGGGGCCGTAGGAGACGGTGCAGACGACCGGCCGGCCGGCGCACCAGGCGTCTGGAGCTTCTCGCTGAGAAAAGCCATCTCCACCCGCCGCACAGTGGCGAAGGTGATGCCCTGCGGCACCGGGAAGTCCCCGGGCTTGCGGCCGGCCAGCTGGCCCCGCGCCGCACGCTGCCAGATGGGCGTGGGCACGGTGCCGCTGTAGGCCCAGGCCGGCAGCGGCTGATTGTCCTCGCGGCCCACCCACACGGCGCCGGCCACCCCCGGCGCCACCCCGGCAAACCACAGGTCGCGGATGTCGTTGGTGGTGCCGGTCTTGCCACCGACCGGCCAGCCTTCAATTCGGGCGCGGGTCGCCAGGCCGCCTTGGGCTTCCGAGAGGTCGTTCACCACACCTTTCAGCATGTCCAGCCCCAGGTAGGCGGTGCGCTCGTCCCACACCCGCACTGCCGGCACTTCCGGGCGCTGATAAATTACCTTGCCGTGCTCGTCCACGACCTGCCGCACGAAGCTGGCCGGGCGGTACAGCCCACCATTGGCGAAAGCCGCGTAGGCCGATGCCAGCTGCAAGGGGCTGGCTTCCAGCGTCCCGATGCTGAGGCTGAGGCCCAGGTCCGGCTGCACCTGAAAGCCCAGCTCGGTCAGCTTGCCTTCCAGTTCGCCCACGCCCACCTCCTGCGCCAGCCGCACGGTAGGCAGGTTCAGCGAGTGGTCCAGGGCGTAGCGCAGCGTGACCGGGTAGCCCAGCCAGCGGCCGTCGTAGTTTTTGGGCTGGTACTCGCCCTGCAGCGGGGCGTCCAGCACCGTGTCGCTCTGCTGCCAGCCCTGCGACAGTGCCAGGGTGTACACAAACGGCTTGACAGAACTGCCCACCTGCCGGCGCGACTGCGTGGCGTTGTCCCAGTCGGCAGGGCGGCCGGCGTCCAGCTGCTGGCCCACCATCGCCGTGACTTCCCCAGTCTGCGGGTCCACGAAAGCCATGCCCAGGGTGGCCCCTTCCGGCAGCTCGGCCTCGCGGGCGGCCTGTTCGGCGGCCCGCTGGGCGTCCAGGTCCAGCCCGGTCACGATTTTGGCGCTGGCGTAGGCCTCCTTACGGCCCAGCTGCGCGACCAGTTCACGCTCCACCGCTTGCAGGTAGTGAAAGGCGACCTGCGGGGCCTGAGCGGGCAGGTTCTCTTCCAGGCGGGCCGGGTTCTCCAGCCGCGCACTGCGCACGGTGCCGTCGGCATTCCAGCCGATGCGCCAGCCCGCCGGGTAGATGGGCGTGCGCCAGGCCTGGTCCGCCTGCGCCTGGGTCACGGTGCCGTCTTCCACCATCCGGTCCAGCAGAATGCGGGTCAGCGGCCGGAACTCCTCGAACTTCTGGTAGCGCGAGTTCGGCGCGGGAATCAGCACGGCCAGGTAGGCGCTTTCGGCCAGGTTCAGCTCGGCGGCCGACTTGCCGAAATAGGCGTGCGCTGCCTGATCAATCCCCACGATGGAGCGCCGCTGGGTCTTGCCCCAGTACACCACGTTCAGGTAAGCCGCCAGAATCTGGTTCTTGGAAAAGTTTTTTTCTACCCGGTAGGCCAGCACGGCTTCCTTGAACTTGCGCTCCAGTGTGCGCTCAGAGTTCATGTCGCCCAGCAGGGTGTTTTTGACCAACTGCTGGGTGATGGAACTGCCGCCTTCCAGGTCGCCCAGAAACAGACCCTTGAGCAGACCACGGCCGATCCCCACCATGTCCAGGCCCCGGTGGGAGTTGAAGCGCCTATCCTCGCTGCTGACCACCGCCTTACGCAGCGGCTGGCTGATTTCACCGAGCTCCAGCAGCTCGCCGCTGGCCAGCGCTCCACTGCTGAGGCTGGGCGTCAGCACACCAATCAGGCGGTTCTTGCGGTCGTAGACACGGGTTTCACCGCCCAGGGCCAGCAGGTCCACGTCCCCTATGCTGGGCAGGTCGCGGGTCCAGACGACGTACAGCACGCCCACCCCCGCCAGAGCCAAGAGCAGGGCGGCGGCCAGAAAACCTAGAAGGGGGCGGAGCAGGGCAGAGCGCATGCCTCACCAGCTTAGCCCTTCCCGGTGAGAGCTGGGGGGAAAGGCCCGGAGCTGGACCACCGGGACCGCCCAAGACCACAAAAAAGCCACCCGGGCGGGTGACCTTTCGGGAAAATCTGTCGCCGTTCAGGCGCGGGTGCGGCGCAGCTCGTCGCGAATTTCGGCCAGCAGCTTTTCCTCGTTGCTGGGCTCGGCCACGGCGGGCTTGTCGGTGCGCTTGAGGCGCTCATTCAGGTGGTTCATGGGCTGCACCACGAAGAAGTACAGCACAGCGGCCGTCAGCAGGAAGTTGATCAGCGAGGTGATAAAGGAGCCGTAGTCCAGCACGATGGCCTCCTGTGCGCCTTGAGCTGCCCGCAGCACGATGGTGCCGGCCACGTCGCCGCCGCCCACCAAGCGGACCAGAGGGTCCAGGAATGCCTTGGTAAAGGCCTCCACCAGCCCGTTGAAGGCGGCGCCGATGACCACACCGACCGCCAGGTCCACCACATTGCCACGCATAATGAAATCTCGAAATCCAGAAAGCATAAAGCGGAATATGTCACATTTTCCTTGGCTTGGATGTGAGCTGAGAAAGAATCGTCACATTCGCATATTCTGTTCTCCGTCGCAGCTCTTCCAACAGACGCGTCCCCTCACCTCCACATATGCGGAGCAGGGGGACGCGCGGGCGCGAGTGGATTAAGCGCGGCCGCGCTCTTCCTTGACGGCGTGGGCGCTCATGCCCCACTGCGGGCCGCTGCTCTGGGCGCCTTCCAGAATGACGCGGGCCAGCTCGCCCAGGGTGGAGCCGCCGGCACGGATGTCCATCTTCAGGTCGGCGCGCAGTTCGGTGAGGCTCAGGTCGTCCAGCATCAGCTCGGTGCCGTAGCGCAGCGTGGTGGGCGGCACCAGCAGCAGGTCGGCTTCGCCTGGCTGGATGCCGTGGCGAAAGCAGCGGCCGGTC is a genomic window of Deinococcus proteolyticus MRP containing:
- the mscL gene encoding large conductance mechanosensitive channel protein MscL — translated: MLSGFRDFIMRGNVVDLAVGVVIGAAFNGLVEAFTKAFLDPLVRLVGGGDVAGTIVLRAAQGAQEAIVLDYGSFITSLINFLLTAAVLYFFVVQPMNHLNERLKRTDKPAVAEPSNEEKLLAEIRDELRRTRA
- a CDS encoding carboxymuconolactone decarboxylase family protein, which encodes MSEESSASASARAAIFGTQEDRILQRLEALDPDLMAYIRDFAYDTVYERPGLDLKTKELLACALLASLGSPDELKTHLRGALRAGATEQEVRETLLFCVPYLGFPRVVAAFGQLADLQAKQAGRAGQTGTPQDHG
- a CDS encoding Crp/Fnr family transcriptional regulator, whose protein sequence is MNPQDQLRENPLFGGVTEETIREAGRVAVPYHFEEGEVLLSQDRGGELLHLLTSGAVRVSRLGTGQLERTVSELYAPNLVGESALLLGGERSATVTATLPSSTLALHRPHLEMIARRDPRLLWNLAHILAARVRDLNDELIACGHSTDAALAHVMRNLYRQRVQAGVPEAAALPLTHSDLMVRLSASRETVSRVLKRFQKQGIIRVSEGRLHLLRPEVLEGYDPEGE
- a CDS encoding OmpH family outer membrane protein, whose amino-acid sequence is MNKAAKVLLPLSAVAAVAVATVAPSAQTPAQKVGFVDVDRVFAAHPQANAVNTQVKAIEQKANTELGGLRQQMITIAEKGDKATAAERQQLTQLETTFNSKFQAYGKQIAQQSAPIETSVDAAISKVAKANGYSIVMDRKVAAQGLVVFAENNNDLTDAVIKEVK
- a CDS encoding endonuclease MutS2, with the translated sequence MFADAALEALDFPRVRSALAQRAATGLGVERCLALRPSDDPERIARELDEVEDALFGVSLSLGGIFDIREVQARAAEGRVLSGSELLQVAYSLDGAMTVRRAIHANSRGALREVALGLGDHSELVSRYLSALTREGELRDDASPRLRDLRHRIEPLRGRIRDRLQASLERWADVLQENIVTLRRDRYVLPVQASRVGQVDGIIVDASATGQTYFVEPAAVTQLNNELTRLRLDEEAEVRRILTELSGLLARDAAVPMTLDTIAQLDLIAAKAALARDWRLNRAQPSPAGVYDLRAARHPLIEGAVANDLALGETRLLLITGPNMGGKTVTLKTLGLAVLMNQCGMYVAADHAELPVVRDVLVDIGDEQSIEASLSTFASHLKHLRDVLDEAGPGTLILVDELGSGTDPEEGAALSQAIIEGLLERDARGIITSHLAPLKLFALETPGLKNASMGFEVSTLSPTYRLQVGQPGRSYALAIAGRMGLPAGVLRRAEEVLGPEANLMERMLAGIEQERRELAAQLEAADAARRETEAALAKARRDRDELEQRRDELLAEAVQKADALYADAAENVRRMRRRAQDAEARPRVMQELQGLRHAAQKARPKPRVQEEVRGDPIQVGSDVTVPAYGASGQVLEMRGDQLVVQLGLMKVSVRRRDVRLKQPEKQRGGGPRFTGTVRKRAFDREIQLRGLGVAEAEEELRQAITEAHALKETPLRVVHGKGQGVLRRLLRDYLKTDKRVESYHDAEANQGGHGVTIVNVKV
- a CDS encoding response regulator, which codes for MTSEPVHPTIPEAASAVPVRVLLVDDHAVVRQGLRLFLGLDPSLDIVGEASNGAEAVEAAIRLQPDVILMDLLMPVMDGIAATAEIRRCCPGTEVIALTSTLEESKVNGAVAAGATSYLLKDASSDLLNEAIHAAARGEVRLHPQAARRLVRDFRAPDMREHLTCKEVEVLQLIARGLNNKGIAAQLDISETTVKSHVSRLLGKLELESRTQAALYALKTGLASLEEAGESGPCN
- a CDS encoding transglycosylase domain-containing protein: MRSALLRPLLGFLAAALLLALAGVGVLYVVWTRDLPSIGDVDLLALGGETRVYDRKNRLIGVLTPSLSSGALASGELLELGEISQPLRKAVVSSEDRRFNSHRGLDMVGIGRGLLKGLFLGDLEGGSSITQQLVKNTLLGDMNSERTLERKFKEAVLAYRVEKNFSKNQILAAYLNVVYWGKTQRRSIVGIDQAAHAYFGKSAAELNLAESAYLAVLIPAPNSRYQKFEEFRPLTRILLDRMVEDGTVTQAQADQAWRTPIYPAGWRIGWNADGTVRSARLENPARLEENLPAQAPQVAFHYLQAVERELVAQLGRKEAYASAKIVTGLDLDAQRAAEQAAREAELPEGATLGMAFVDPQTGEVTAMVGQQLDAGRPADWDNATQSRRQVGSSVKPFVYTLALSQGWQQSDTVLDAPLQGEYQPKNYDGRWLGYPVTLRYALDHSLNLPTVRLAQEVGVGELEGKLTELGFQVQPDLGLSLSIGTLEASPLQLASAYAAFANGGLYRPASFVRQVVDEHGKVIYQRPEVPAVRVWDERTAYLGLDMLKGVVNDLSEAQGGLATRARIEGWPVGGKTGTTNDIRDLWFAGVAPGVAGAVWVGREDNQPLPAWAYSGTVPTPIWQRAARGQLAGRKPGDFPVPQGITFATVRRVEMAFLSEKLQTPGAPAGRSSAPSPTAPAATVPAPPPRSSQPSRPPAPTSAPADPPEVPVAAPQTPMTQPPVAQPSEPQPTVPQDSAAPTPEASPDPSQIPPLPQEPAQQLPQEQLPQEQVPLPDLRGVQDEAARAWEETQRAAEQGLRDTLERGSDQAADELQRALDQAREQLQQLPQTAPQSSP